GGGGGTCCAAAGCTGAactgaaatggggctcctggtGATGGGCTGTGGAGGGAAACCCATGGTGATGCTGGTCAAGGCCAGAAAGGCCGATTTGTGCCGTCAGGGCCCTTACAGGGCATGCACGAGTTTTTCAAAGAGCTCTTCAGAACATGTCAACACGGGATCTCAGCAATGAGTGGGGAAGGCATCCCAGCTCCTGGTGCCCTGAGGTGCCCCAGGAGGACTTCCCCTGGGCATCTACTCTTCCCCTGCCCAGTAACCGCAGGACACAGGGATCCCCAAGATGAGGTGGGGGTGGATTGTGCAAGTGAAGCAAAGGGAGGTTAAACTGTGCAGTTCCATGTCCTGTCCTCATTTTGAAACCCTCGTTGGGTGCCTGACTTTGCAGCTTGCTGATCTCTGCTGTTTGGTTTGTGTGAAGCATGTGGAAATGCACCGACAAATGTGTTTGTGGTGAGAGAACGTTAATATTAGAAagagggggtgggaaggggaaaaaaaaaacctgcctgaacaaatttttttctccttttcttcccttatcTCTTTATCTGTCTGAATAAAGTGTATATGCTGATTTGAGATTCTGATGACATAGTGTCTGCCCTCCCCTTCCTGGAGGTAGGCAGAATGAAGTGGGCTAGAAAATGAAGTATCAGCTCCTAACCTCGGGTCAGGTAAGCCAGCTATATGCTGCGATGGAAAGGATGGTAGTGGTTGAACTTCACTATAAAAAGGAGACCACAACTGGCTTTGAGACACACGCAGAGTGGAAGAGGTCTCAGAGGAGAACTCTTGTGCTCTGTCACCGTGTGCATCCGCCTAAAGCAGCAGAGACGTTGCCATGGCTTTTGCCAGCTACGCTGCGGTGGTAAGTACTTACATTTGGTATAAGGGTTAAGACATATTTGCtgcaagaataaaagcagaatgCAGGTCCCACAATGCTGTTATCTAGGAGCAACCCTCGTTGGTCTTAGTGGGAGCTGAATGGGATGCTAGGTCTGTCTGATACGTCTTTCTGTCCTGAGCTTTTGCAAATGGGTTTGGTGCTAGAGTGACAAGGAGGCAATGGACTATCCATTATTTATCTGTAAGGGCAGCACTGCTGATGTGTGATTGGGAGAGACAGTCCTTTTCTCAGACAACATACTATCAAAATTGCTAAAATGTCATTTTGAAGCGAATGTATTTGAATTTCAACCTGGATAGTATTTGCAGCACTGTCAACTCTTGTGATTTTATTAAAAGCTTTGCATTTATCTGTCTTCTTTtcccaaaacccttggaaatggCTCAAGAATCTCAGATTTCATCAAGAAAAGGATATTTCCAGCAGATGGCTTCTAGGTGGCCAACCTTCCCCGTCCTGAGAAAGCATATGGCTTACCTAGGTTTCTAAGTTTAAGCATGGGGTCAGCTGAGTCCTTACCCCACCTCGTAGATCATAAGACATTGCTGTTTGGCTGCTGAGGAGGACCTTTCATAGCTTGTTGGAGAGATGCTCTTCTTGCTGTAGCACCAGCTATGAATCGGAATTTGAAGCAAGTTTAGCATCCGTTGTGACGAGTATTGTTAGCATCATTGCACTATTTGCTCATGCTGGCCTGTCTCGCCCAAATATAAGTATGAAGATCAGCCACTGCCCAGCGCTGATTATAGCAATGAAGGAATTCAGGATGGGACTTATATTCTGCATCCTTCTCCTCTTGCTAGTTATATGGTCCATTGATGGTCCATATAGTCTAGTCAAGATGTGGCTCTCTGTGCTCTCTCTCTCGACTGAACTGAGTCAATGACACCTTTCTCTCTCCCAGTTTAGATCACTGCTTTTGGTGCTGGTCCTGGCACTCACCGTAAGAAGCTCACCCCATGGGAGGGTAGTTCATCCTCGACTCATCAAGGATGGTGGCTCTGTGAGGCTTAGTGAAGATTGCCTGAATCAAAAGGATCTCAAATTCCCTACAACGGTGAAAGTTGACATACGTATCAGCAATTCAGATCACGCCTTTAGGATGGTCCATGATGTCAGGAACCGGTCTCTTGCTCCTTGGGATTACAGGTAACTGTTTAGTTGTTATCTAAATGACAATGGCTGCGCTACACAGATGTTTTTTGTGGTGAACGATGGCCGGTTCTCAGCATATGTCTGGAGTCCCGTGAATATTGCAAACAGTTCTTGACACACACTTTCTTTCTGATGTTGGGTGAGATTTCTCCAAGAGAAACTGTTTGCAGTGCAAGGGGACATCATTGGAATGGTTTCTAATCATCTTGTCAATCTTTGCCAAAGAATTATTCCTCTAGGGAAAGAAAGGTGACAGTACATCgtaattttacattttcatagctgaaaaaaatttctgaatgttgaaattaaaacaaaaatcaacaaaaatgaaTGGTCCACTTGCGATCAGTTCAGTATTTCACCCAGCTCCACTCCATTCAACTACTAAAGAATGATATGGCAGTATTACCCTCCCAAAATTGATTCCATTTCTAGGAAATCATTCTAAAAACGTTGAGGATAGGGAAATTCTTTGGCCTTGTCTCATAATGAGGATACACAGGTAAATAGTATGGTCCTTTCATGGAGATAAACAAGAAGATTGTGCCAAACCGTGTTGTGCAAGTGCATAAAACCCTtttgtgtccccatccccaggctcGACGAGGACCCCAATCGCTTCCCCCAGCTGATCGCTGACGCCGAGTGCCGCCTCTCCGGCTGCGTGAACCCACTGGGGCAGGAGGACCACAGCCTCAACTCCGTCCCCATCCAACAGGAGATCCTCGTCCTCCggcgggagcagcggggctgcctGCCCACCTACCGCCTGGAGAAGAAAGTCATCACCGTGGGCTGCACGTGTGCCACTCCAGTCATCCACCACCAGTCCTAGGCGGGATAAGTAGGAGAGACAACGTGGGGAAGAAGAAATATCTCCTACGAACATCCCTTTGGAGACATCCCACAGTCGCCCACCGTGCATCCCAGGAATTCAACATGACATTTCCTTTCTAAATCTGAGCAAATTACCTCCTGAAAGTACTGATTCTTGCTGTTGTTCATTTATGGATTTTAGAATGGGAATCACCGGTAGCTGGtgatggaggggagagagggagatggaggaaAAGTTTTGTTTGTGACTCCAAGCAGGGAGGGAGtaaagcagtgctttttttttcattgtggcTTATATCAGTTTGGTGAATCAAATGAATTATAGTTTCAAAAGTTGTCCTTGGCAGTAAATTGCCCTAATGTATACATGTCAACCAGCACACTGCCACCAAAAAATTCTTCCTCCTGcaccttttccctcccttcctcatccccttttccttctctggcCATCCCTGCTCACTAGTGTATTTCTAGTGTAAATAAGTGCCACTAGGCCTGATTCTCATCGCAGTCTGGGTTTGTGTCACTTATTCTGACTTATTCCAGAGCATTTTTGGAGAGAATGGAGTCCAATTGCATTGAGCGTTAACATGGCAAAGAACTAACGAGtgtttatatttctatttatatctTCTATTTATCTGTATTTATGGCTTTGTGTGTGCTCAGAGTACCAAAAAAATGGTAAATGTTTATCTGTATTTATTCAATAACTTATCCACtgaataaaaattgtattttatttaaaagagtgTTGTTTTATGGTAGCGCAAAATGAAAGAAGACACAGAGAATGGGTTTGTGCTGAAGTAGCACTGAGAGATTTCAGCAAAGATCAGGCTTTTCCCGGTGCAGTGATATGAGTAAGAGTGAGCGCAAGAGAACTTGCAGCCTAAATAGATGAAAAGATGCAAAAAAGGGGTGAAGTGAGGTTATACAGGCAGCGCTGGGGGAGTTGGCAATGGAGCCAGGTTCTTTAGACCTTGGGGTTGGTCTCTAGGGATGGTGGAAAAAGAGGTGGGAGACATCACATTGCAGGACTGCAGCTGAAATTTGGGATGGGGGTCTTGCCTGGTTCATGTGAGCTGGGAAAGACCTGTCCTATCCTCCTCCAGACAAGATGTCATCCTTATAAGCAACCTTCTCCTCCACCAGCTGGACAGTTGGCTGAGCAGGAATGCAGGGAAATGTGCAAAGATGACTTCATCTCACCGCTCTTTAACCAGTCAAATATTAAGTGTTGGGCTTGAAGTGGTGGATGAGGATCCCTCCGCATCAAGGGAACAAGGAATAAACACCTCCAGGGCAGGATTGCCTGCTGAGCTGAGGTGTCTTAACTTAGGAAAGGAGGAATTGCCCTTTCTCGCCCTTAGCTGCACAAGGAGCACAGCCTAGCAAGActtactatttattattttatcagatTGCTGCAGTGTTGTTTCTTTTGACATTACTCATCTTTCATCCAGAGCCGAGCCAGATTTTCACACCTCTGACTTTGGTTTCTGCTGGTGGAGGTTTTAAGCCTGTATTTCCTTGCTCACCTGCATTTAAAACGGGGTAAACCTGTGTGCAAGCCTTCTCATATTTCATTTTGGCTGCACAGAAGCTACTTTAAATCAGATACACCTGGTGCAAGTAGACCCTGGGTTTCCTCCCCCGGGTAGGTCAGAGGAGTCATTGGGTCCAGATGACTCCTTTGGTGCTTTTTTGTCGAGTTGGGTGTATTCCTTGCCCCATGGGTAACTGGGAGCCAGTTCAACAAGCCATGGGTAACAAGGGGGGAAACCGACTCATTCAGTTACAAGCATTTGTACTCATTTGTGGCAGCAGCTGTTTCGTTATGACCACCAAGTTCTTCATGTGGTGGAGCACAAACCCATGGAGGCATCTTCTGCACACTTGTGCATAACACCAGCTCTCCTCTTACAGTAACCACTGACAAGGAAATCGCACGCTGCACACCCCGGTTCTTACTCCTGACCTATTTCTCTCCCTCTCGATAAACCTAGCCCGTGGGGTTGTCCTCACTTCTTTTGTGAGGAGAAAACTAGCTTACATTTCTCCTTCGGACATAATTGCTTTGGCATTGGGTTCGTGGTAGCTAAACGGGTGTAAGATTCTGCGCTGATGCTCTTAAACACCCATCAGCTTAGCTCAAGAGTTGTTCTAACTGGATGAATTATGAAGTAGCTAAATAAGAAAATGCCAAGGCAGTTAATTAAGGAAGTCTCACCCATGGGTCATGAGGTTTTGCAGCCAGCGCTATCAACTGCAAACCACACACCTCCTCAGAAAGGCATGCGCTTGTATGTGGGGATTGTTTCTACATAAAATGAGCGACAAGGGTTATTTCCTTCTAATGGCATCATTCTTAGAGTGCAGCTGGTTGTAAATATGAGTCGGGTTATTTTTTAGGTGCCGGCTTTTGCGATGAGGTAGATGATTGGCTTTCATTCCCAGCAATCTAAGAACATGGCAAACAAATTTATGCTTCTTGTAAACAACACAGTCATATCGCCACCAAAAGCAAGTACAGTTCACAGCTGAGGACCAGCCTTTGCAAAAggctttgcttgtttttgttccCCTTGCAGCAATGGACCCAGCCCCTGGATGCCCACCTGGGCATCTCTGGCTCTGAAATGAAGCTCAAAGCAGCTTTCGGGGACTCAGTTGTTCTACCAGGAGGAGAAGACACAGCTGTAGGTGTAGTAGCAGTTCCACAGTGTCTTCTTGTAACTTGCTGGGCTAAGCAACCTACAGTCACAGGTTGGTATCTGAGCCTCGTGGCCTTTCctattcctttcctcttctgcatGCCTCCCACTAACCTCCTTTCCCTGTCCACTTGCTCACTTCTCCCCTTGGCTTTGCCTGTTCTGGCAGTTCAAGCAGCTCTCATGGGATGTGAGAGGGAGCACGCTGCAGAAACCCCTGCATTAGCAGGGGCTGGGAGGCACAACAGTGATGTGAGCCTGGGCAGATGCCTCCTCCCAGACCTGTGCTGCGACCTGTGGATGTACTGGCCTACAGGTGTGAGCCAGGCTTCTCTGGACCCTTGACAACAGGCAAGGGGGTGTTCAAAGGGACTACAGACCAGGTCAGCCTGTTCCACAAAATCGTTGCTTTTGAAAGTGCACAGGAATTAAATACATAAAGAATGCAAAGGTTGCAATCTAAAAGGTTGAAACAAGGCAAGaactgtttgtgtttgtgtttggtAAGCCAGAGGAGCAATGGTTTGAAAACCCAGAAGTCGACATGGCTTGTTGAGAGTTAGACCTAACAGACAAAATTTTGAGGGGATGAGCGATTTGCTGGTCAGTCCTTTGGGGATCTGTGGTTTGGTGCTGACATGATGGGTATAGATGATGGGGTGAGTTTCTATATCAGCTGTGAGTTCTGGCTCTCCTGGGAGATGGCCTGACAGATCAAACCTGTGCCCATGTCACCATCACAGGCTTGCCTTCATCTCCTTCTCttgtctccttcccctcttcctcttctttgctcTCTGATATTATTTCTAGCCTTATGCTTAAGAAGAGTCCAGGTGTGTGGGCCAAGTCTGCATCTTCTACAGCACTGTTACAAGgcagtgacaaagaaaaaaacctgcttaaaATGCCTGTGATTGCCTGATACTACTTGGCAGGCT
The genomic region above belongs to Calonectris borealis chromosome 3, bCalBor7.hap1.2, whole genome shotgun sequence and contains:
- the LOC142081301 gene encoding interleukin-17F-like, coding for MAFASYAAVFRSLLLVLVLALTVRSSPHGRVVHPRLIKDGGSVRLSEDCLNQKDLKFPTTVKVDIRISNSDHAFRMVHDVRNRSLAPWDYRLDEDPNRFPQLIADAECRLSGCVNPLGQEDHSLNSVPIQQEILVLRREQRGCLPTYRLEKKVITVGCTCATPVIHHQS